The following are from one region of the Heterodontus francisci isolate sHetFra1 chromosome 34, sHetFra1.hap1, whole genome shotgun sequence genome:
- the LOC137349244 gene encoding zinc finger protein 420-like has product MSHQCVHTDQVPFRCSHCGTGFKQSSELIVHQTVHTGERPFTCAECSKGFTQLSTLVTHQRVHTGERPFTCSECGKGFTRSSSLLTHQRVHTGERPFTCSECGKGFTQSSNLLAHQRVHTGERPFTCSECGKGFTQSSKLLTHQRVHTGERPFTCSECGKGFKTSSKLLTHQRVHTGERPFTCSECGKGFTTSSDLLTHQRVHTGERPFTCSECGKRFSTSSHRLTHQRVHTEERRFTCSECGKGFSTSSTLLTHQQVHTGERPFTCSECGKGFSSSSTLLTHQRIHTEERPCTCSDCGQAFSTSFNLLRHQRVHTGERPFICSVCGKGFSTSFNLLTHQRVHTGERPFTCSECGKGFTQSSKLLTHQRVHTGERPFTCSVCGKGFTTSSDLLTHQRVHTGERPFTCSVCGKAFTRLSNLLMHQRVHTGERPCTCSDCGKGFSTSFNLLRHQRVHTGERPFTCSECGKGFSTSSHLLTHQRVHTGERPYTCSECGKGFTQSAHLLKHQRVHI; this is encoded by the coding sequence atgtcccatcaatgTGTTCACACTGACCAAGTACCGTTCAGGTGttctcactgcgggactgggttcaaGCAATCATCTGAACTCATTGTACACCagacagttcacactggggagaggccattcacctgcgctGAATGTAGtaaaggattcactcagttatccaccctggtgacacaccagcgggttcacactggggagaggccattcacctgctcagagtgtgggaagggattcactcggtcctccagccttctgacacaccagcgagttcacactggggagaggccgttcacctgctcagagtgtgggaagggattcactcagtcatccaacctgctggcgCACCAGCGAgtccacactggggagaggccgttcacctgctcagagtgtgggaagggattcactcagtcatccaaactgctgacacaccagcgagttcacactggggagaggccgttcacctgctccgagtgtgggaagggattcaaaacttcatccaagctgctgacacatcagcgagttcacactggggagaggccgttcacctgctcagagtgtggaaagggattcactacttcatccgaccTACTGactcaccagcgagttcacactggggagaggccattcacctgctcagagtgtgggaagagattcagtaCTTCATCCCATcgcctgacacaccagcgagttcacactgaggagagacgtTTTACCTGCTCAGAGTGCGGGAAGGGATTCAGtacttcatccaccctgctgacacaccagcaagttcacactggggagaggccgttcacctgctcagagtgcgggaagggattcagttcttcatccaccctgctgacacaccagcgaattcacactgaagAGAGACCGTgcacctgttcagattgtgggcAGGCATTCAGTACTTCATTCAACCtgttgagacaccagcgagttcacactggggagaggccgttcatctgctcagtgtgtggaaagggtttcagtacttcattcaacctgctgacacaccagcgagttcacactggggagaggcctttcacctgctctgagtgtgggaagggattcactcagtcctccaagctgctgacacaccagcgagttcacactggagagaggccgttcacctgctcagtgtgtgggaagggattcactacttcatccgacttgctgacacaccagcgagttcacactggggagaggccattcacctgctcagtgtgtgggaaggcatTCACTCGGTTATCCAacctgctgatgcaccagcgagttcacactggggagagaccatgcacctgctcagattgtgggaagggattcagtaccTCATTCAACCTGCTcagacaccagcgggttcacactggggagaggccattcacctgctcagagtgtgggaagggattcagtacttcatcccacctgctgacacaccagcgagttcacactggggagaggccgtacacctgctcagagtgtgggaagggattcactcagtcagcccacctgctgaaacaccagcgagttcacatatAA